In Salmonella enterica subsp. enterica serovar Typhimurium str. LT2, a single window of DNA contains:
- a CDS encoding Gifsy-1 prophage protein (hypothetical protein 4 (gi|7467264)) yields the protein MKNSPLIWRGFLHPEFKTGEIMEIVKIEMNLKAVNKSIALFNCEKKVSGVIHSNSTGETTVILDGGYVLGKFDCPHCAVKAISLLTVKVSDGEQAGFGNYRSYKLDYSEKFYQTIH from the coding sequence ATGAAAAATTCGCCATTAATTTGGCGTGGCTTCCTACACCCTGAATTTAAGACTGGAGAAATTATGGAAATCGTAAAAATCGAAATGAACCTGAAAGCAGTTAATAAGAGCATTGCTTTATTCAATTGCGAAAAGAAAGTCTCAGGCGTTATTCACTCAAATTCAACTGGCGAAACCACTGTGATTCTCGACGGTGGATATGTACTCGGAAAGTTCGACTGTCCTCATTGTGCTGTAAAAGCCATTTCGCTGCTCACAGTCAAGGTAAGTGATGGAGAACAAGCAGGGTTTGGTAATTACCGAAGTTACAAGCTTGATTACTCAGAAAAATTTTATCAGACCATCCATTAA
- a CDS encoding Gifsy-1 prophage protein (similar to dnaC homolog in S. typhimurium; dnaC protein homolog (gi|7443681)), with amino-acid sequence MKNVIGTGSALDRLKRIIPASVQPKFSTADEWRAWQEAEGRKRSEELDRMNQKSRTEKIFGRSGIQDLHRSCTFANYEVSGEGQRKAYTMAKSYAQNFGSGFASFVFSGGPGTGKNHLAAAIGNHLLAGGHSVLVVTIPDLMLRVRECYDGGQSEASLLDDLCKVDLLVLDEVGIQRGSSGEKVILNQVIDRRLSSMRPVGVLTNLNHEGLLDSLGARVIDRLQMDGGMWVNFDWESYRKNVSHLRIVK; translated from the coding sequence ATGAAAAACGTAATCGGTACTGGCAGTGCGCTTGATCGCCTGAAAAGAATTATCCCAGCCAGTGTGCAGCCGAAATTCTCGACTGCTGATGAGTGGCGGGCATGGCAGGAAGCCGAAGGGCGTAAACGCAGTGAAGAGCTTGACAGGATGAATCAGAAATCCCGCACCGAGAAGATTTTCGGGCGATCTGGCATTCAGGATCTCCATCGTAGCTGTACGTTTGCTAACTACGAAGTAAGCGGGGAGGGGCAGCGAAAAGCGTACACGATGGCAAAAAGTTATGCCCAGAACTTCGGTAGTGGATTTGCGAGCTTTGTGTTCAGCGGTGGTCCGGGAACCGGGAAAAACCATCTTGCGGCGGCAATCGGAAATCATCTGCTGGCCGGCGGTCATAGCGTTCTGGTGGTAACTATTCCTGACCTGATGCTCAGGGTTCGTGAGTGCTACGACGGTGGGCAATCAGAAGCGTCCCTGCTTGATGACCTTTGTAAAGTTGACCTGCTGGTACTGGATGAAGTCGGTATTCAGCGCGGAAGCAGTGGTGAGAAGGTCATTCTCAATCAGGTTATCGATCGCCGTCTCTCATCGATGCGACCTGTTGGCGTTCTGACGAATCTTAACCACGAGGGGCTGTTGGATTCACTGGGCGCGAGGGTTATCGATCGCCTCCAGATGGACGGAGGGATGTGGGTGAATTTTGACTGGGAAAGCTACCGGAAAAACGTTAGCCACCTCCGGATTGTGAAATAA
- a CDS encoding Gifsy-1 prophage protein (hypothetical protein 2 (gi|7467263)), translated as MLQDRTFSCTFCFTNRTFGFIVSFIDNKRIVVRCKTFRWPAIRQTRVRMIDFARKPARQQAVPLNRIEVLIRRLCYLLAQKGDPDA; from the coding sequence ATGCTCCAAGATAGAACTTTTAGTTGCACTTTTTGCTTTACAAATCGAACCTTTGGTTTTATCGTTAGTTTCATCGACAACAAGCGCATCGTTGTCAGGTGTAAAACGTTCCGCTGGCCGGCGATAAGGCAAACGAGGGTGAGAATGATTGATTTCGCACGTAAACCAGCTCGACAGCAGGCCGTCCCGCTCAACCGGATTGAGGTTTTAATCCGCCGCCTCTGCTACCTGCTGGCGCAGAAAGGAGATCCGGATGCTTAA
- a CDS encoding Gifsy-1 prophage (similar to antirepressor protein of phage P22), producing MTTQISVETLSPITHNQIPVITTELLAHLYGTKIKNISDNFLNNTTRFVVGKHFFKIEKNELREFKNRPETIGLVGKNARSLILWTERGAARHAKMLETDQAWEVFEKLEDCYFSQTLPSPTRQVQPAVDMLNIDLLIKIRDGNVKDIRQVGLDMFVGKVEQILSGLRDSGWIVIKRDLLAEKLATW from the coding sequence ATGACCACTCAAATCTCTGTCGAAACTCTTTCCCCGATTACCCATAACCAAATTCCCGTTATTACTACCGAACTTTTGGCGCACTTATACGGCACAAAAATCAAAAACATTTCTGATAACTTTCTGAACAACACCACGCGATTCGTTGTAGGAAAGCATTTTTTTAAAATTGAAAAAAACGAATTACGCGAGTTCAAGAACAGACCCGAAACAATCGGGTTAGTTGGTAAAAATGCCCGTTCCCTAATCCTCTGGACAGAACGCGGCGCTGCCCGCCACGCCAAGATGCTCGAAACAGATCAGGCTTGGGAGGTGTTCGAAAAACTGGAGGATTGCTATTTCAGTCAGACACTACCATCGCCAACACGCCAGGTTCAGCCTGCCGTCGACATGCTTAACATCGACCTTCTGATTAAGATCCGCGATGGTAACGTCAAAGACATTCGGCAGGTTGGTCTAGACATGTTCGTTGGAAAAGTAGAGCAGATATTGAGCGGATTACGCGATAGCGGCTGGATAGTCATTAAAAGGGATTTGCTTGCTGAGAAGCTGGCGACGTGGTGA
- a CDS encoding Gifsy-1 prophage protein (similar to antiterminator Q) codes for MNTQYLQYVREQLMVATADLSGETKGQLLAWLENAQFDTKNYPRKKQRIWDEETESWITLNNPPIPGKQSLAKGSAIPLVKPVEYSTASWRRAVLSLDEHYKAWLLWNYSENTCWEHQVEITQWGWSAFAAQLDGKKMAGKTQERLRALIWLAAQDVKSELAGREVYQYKELAGLVGVSEKNWSETFTRHWLTMRAIFLRLDQASLLSVSESRSEQVAFNLYALN; via the coding sequence ATGAACACTCAATACCTCCAGTATGTACGTGAGCAGCTAATGGTAGCGACAGCCGATTTAAGCGGGGAGACTAAAGGGCAGCTTTTGGCCTGGCTGGAGAACGCGCAATTCGACACGAAAAACTATCCCCGAAAAAAACAGCGTATCTGGGACGAGGAAACAGAAAGCTGGATAACGTTAAATAACCCGCCAATCCCCGGCAAGCAGTCGCTGGCGAAAGGAAGCGCTATCCCGCTGGTGAAGCCTGTGGAATATTCCACTGCCTCATGGCGCCGGGCGGTTCTTTCACTCGATGAACACTACAAGGCGTGGTTGTTGTGGAATTACAGTGAGAATACCTGCTGGGAACACCAGGTCGAAATAACACAGTGGGGCTGGAGTGCGTTTGCGGCGCAACTCGACGGAAAGAAGATGGCCGGTAAAACACAGGAACGACTCCGGGCATTAATCTGGCTGGCGGCACAGGATGTCAAATCTGAATTAGCCGGGCGTGAGGTTTATCAATATAAAGAGTTAGCGGGACTGGTAGGCGTTAGCGAAAAGAACTGGTCAGAAACCTTCACCAGACACTGGCTGACCATGCGCGCGATATTTCTGCGTCTTGATCAGGCGTCTCTTTTGAGTGTATCGGAGTCGCGTTCGGAACAGGTGGCTTTCAACCTATACGCACTTAATTGA
- a CDS encoding Gifsy-1 prophage protein (hypothetical protein 4 (gi|7467265)) → MLKQCGYCRKSIDEGKEVKNTLLYLNGSQLARKEKEYCSRQCAEYDQMAHES, encoded by the coding sequence ATGCTTAAACAATGCGGTTACTGCCGCAAATCCATTGATGAAGGCAAAGAAGTAAAAAACACCCTTCTCTATCTCAACGGCTCGCAACTGGCGCGCAAAGAAAAGGAATATTGTTCCAGGCAGTGCGCTGAATACGACCAGATGGCGCACGAAAGTTAA
- a CDS encoding Gifsy-1 prophage protein (similar to replication protein 15; probable replication protein (gi|7467283)): MSMSNTAEIYKFPAPIPTQQECRMADLENGYLRLANQIQDALCIVELSGREFRVLNAIIRLTYGWSKKSDRIANSLIADKTTLKVKHVSEAVLSLAYRNIIILRRIGQTRYIGINTNLDKWAYSKPHCSKCPVSFPDDEIATWIISVPETRDSYPRKGGRASPKTGIVIPENRDSVLPHSAIPENGDSYPRKEGRASPKTGNTKDIIPKTNIKDLTPFNPPKGKVKFDPLSIPVPEWLNAASWNEWVTYRQQSGKPIKTELTVTKAFRLLKECLDEGHDPVNVINTSIANGYQGLFKPKFALNDRRAGRDVNHISAPDKTIPTGFRG; this comes from the coding sequence ATGAGTATGTCAAATACCGCTGAAATATACAAATTCCCTGCGCCGATACCGACGCAACAGGAGTGCCGTATGGCTGATCTGGAAAATGGCTATTTACGTTTAGCTAATCAGATCCAGGACGCCTTGTGTATCGTTGAACTATCGGGGCGTGAGTTCCGTGTTTTGAATGCGATTATCCGGCTGACTTATGGCTGGTCGAAAAAATCAGATCGTATTGCCAACAGCCTCATTGCAGATAAGACAACACTGAAGGTAAAGCATGTATCCGAAGCGGTGCTGAGTCTTGCCTATCGTAACATCATTATCCTGCGCCGTATTGGTCAAACAAGATACATAGGGATTAATACAAACCTGGATAAATGGGCTTATTCCAAGCCACATTGCTCAAAATGTCCGGTGTCTTTTCCTGATGATGAAATTGCCACATGGATTATTTCTGTACCTGAAACCAGGGATAGTTATCCCCGAAAAGGGGGAAGGGCATCCCCGAAAACGGGGATAGTTATCCCTGAAAACAGGGATAGCGTTTTACCCCATTCAGCCATCCCTGAAAACGGGGATAGTTATCCCCGAAAAGAGGGAAGGGCATCCCCGAAAACAGGGAACACCAAAGACATTATTCCAAAGACAAATATAAAAGATCTAACCCCCTTTAATCCCCCTAAGGGAAAAGTGAAGTTTGATCCGTTGAGTATTCCTGTTCCCGAATGGCTGAATGCTGCGTCGTGGAACGAATGGGTCACATACCGCCAGCAATCCGGAAAGCCCATAAAAACCGAACTGACGGTAACAAAAGCTTTCAGGCTTCTGAAGGAGTGCCTGGATGAAGGCCACGATCCGGTAAACGTCATCAACACAAGCATTGCCAACGGCTACCAGGGACTATTCAAACCGAAGTTCGCTCTCAACGACCGAAGAGCTGGCAGAGATGTGAACCACATTTCTGCGCCAGACAAAACCATTCCTACCGGATTCAGGGGGTAA
- a CDS encoding Gifsy-1 prophage protein (hypothetical protein 11 (gi|7467260)) has protein sequence MSNIDKRALREVAERATPGNWRRTSSLFNGITVTPFSLCGEEVTLAHTVEKRDAEFIAAANPATVLALLDVLYEFGEDEVAISEYVTNLEDALRVAAAPQQEE, from the coding sequence ATGAGCAACATCGACAAACGGGCGCTTCGTGAAGTGGCTGAGAGGGCTACGCCGGGGAATTGGCGCCGCACCTCATCACTGTTCAATGGCATCACGGTAACGCCATTTTCTCTTTGCGGTGAAGAAGTGACGTTGGCCCATACTGTTGAGAAACGTGACGCGGAATTTATTGCCGCCGCTAACCCCGCCACCGTGCTGGCGCTGCTTGACGTGCTCTATGAGTTTGGAGAGGATGAGGTGGCCATCTCTGAATACGTCACAAATCTTGAAGATGCTTTGCGAGTTGCGGCAGCACCTCAGCAGGAGGAATGA
- a CDS encoding Gifsy-1 prophage protein: protein MKPELIEILRMRWQRLRIYRRPGSVLVDYRILRNFVRIYQFTGFTQ, encoded by the coding sequence ATGAAACCAGAACTGATCGAGATACTCCGCATGCGCTGGCAGCGCCTCCGCATATACCGCCGTCCGGGGTCGGTGTTGGTTGACTACCGCATCCTGCGCAATTTTGTTCGTATTTATCAGTTCACAGGATTTACTCAATGA
- a CDS encoding Gifsy-1 prophage protein, with amino-acid sequence MAKLPRRKCANKECRQWFHPIREGQIVCSYQCASAVGKEQTRKAREAAQRKAQSLQRAAEKKERAAWRQRKAAVKPLKHWIDLTQRAVNDICRETELAEGLGCISCGTKTAFAWHAGHYRSTAAAGHLRFTRFNIHLQCDVCNVYKSGNIEAYRTALVERYGEAAVLALENNNTPHRWTVEELKEIRLAALADLRALKKLEAA; translated from the coding sequence ATGGCTAAATTACCGCGCCGTAAGTGCGCAAACAAAGAATGCCGCCAGTGGTTTCACCCGATACGCGAGGGGCAGATCGTTTGCTCGTACCAGTGTGCCAGCGCCGTCGGCAAAGAACAAACCAGAAAAGCTCGCGAAGCCGCGCAACGTAAGGCGCAATCCCTTCAGCGCGCCGCTGAGAAAAAAGAACGCGCCGCCTGGCGCCAGCGGAAAGCCGCGGTTAAGCCGCTGAAGCACTGGATTGACTTGACGCAGCGCGCCGTAAATGACATTTGCCGTGAAACCGAACTGGCAGAAGGACTCGGTTGCATCTCCTGTGGAACGAAGACGGCGTTCGCATGGCATGCAGGCCATTACAGGAGTACGGCCGCCGCCGGGCATCTGCGCTTTACTCGCTTCAACATCCATCTTCAGTGTGATGTCTGCAACGTCTACAAATCAGGGAACATCGAAGCATATCGTACCGCGCTGGTTGAGCGTTACGGTGAGGCGGCGGTGCTGGCACTCGAGAACAATAACACCCCGCACCGCTGGACGGTCGAGGAGCTGAAGGAAATCAGGCTCGCGGCTCTGGCGGATCTGCGTGCGCTAAAAAAGCTGGAGGCCGCATGA
- a CDS encoding Gifsy-1 prophage protein (hypothetical protein 13 (gi|7467262)) codes for MRIELVISRAKQLPEGAVPALEKELITRLQNQYENCNLTIRRGSQDGLSIVGAADGDKKRIQSILQETWESADDWFY; via the coding sequence ATGAGAATTGAACTTGTTATCAGCCGGGCAAAACAGCTTCCGGAAGGTGCCGTTCCTGCGCTTGAAAAAGAATTAATTACCCGTCTCCAGAATCAGTATGAAAACTGCAACTTAACCATCCGTCGAGGCAGTCAGGATGGTCTGAGTATCGTCGGTGCTGCTGATGGCGATAAAAAACGTATACAGAGCATTCTGCAGGAAACGTGGGAAAGCGCTGACGACTGGTTTTATTAA
- a CDS encoding Gifsy-1 prophage protein (probable regulatory protein (gi|7467281)), translating into MNKNLHPIFAKRIQQVLDENGWSMADLSRRVMLSHTSVRKWASGTSVASGERLKRLSAVTGRPEYWFFMEPGDESEGERAEPKPRVLDEKEETLLSLFNQLPEAEKLRVILHTKAVLQEMDLLKNNVFDLINDLKK; encoded by the coding sequence ATGAACAAAAATCTTCATCCCATTTTCGCCAAGCGTATCCAGCAAGTTCTGGATGAGAACGGCTGGTCTATGGCTGACCTCTCACGGCGCGTAATGCTTTCTCACACATCTGTGAGAAAGTGGGCCTCTGGCACGTCTGTAGCCAGCGGAGAGCGCTTGAAAAGGTTATCGGCGGTGACCGGAAGGCCTGAATATTGGTTCTTCATGGAGCCAGGGGATGAAAGTGAAGGCGAAAGGGCTGAACCTAAACCCAGAGTCCTTGATGAAAAAGAAGAAACATTGCTTTCTCTTTTCAATCAACTCCCGGAAGCAGAGAAACTGCGTGTTATCCTCCATACAAAAGCAGTCCTCCAAGAGATGGATCTGCTGAAGAACAACGTTTTTGATCTAATTAACGACCTCAAAAAATAG
- a CDS encoding Gifsy-1 prophage protein (similar to cI protein in phage N; probable regulatory protein (gi|7467282)): MAYQAKRHQPNNHRGYLPMENAIARKLDPPEINPIEIESVLLNRLASVGQKSYAEHMGISESTVSRRKAEGYFCNMAKELAFLGIQAAPPEAVLVSRNYLTAVEILADAGLKAERARPDALGWD; encoded by the coding sequence ATGGCTTACCAAGCCAAGAGGCATCAGCCAAATAACCATAGAGGATATTTACCCATGGAGAACGCAATTGCACGAAAGTTAGACCCACCAGAAATCAACCCGATTGAGATAGAGAGCGTCCTGCTCAACCGGCTTGCATCAGTAGGGCAGAAATCATACGCCGAGCATATGGGCATCAGCGAGTCGACAGTCAGCAGGCGTAAAGCTGAGGGATATTTCTGCAACATGGCGAAAGAGCTGGCTTTTCTTGGGATTCAGGCCGCGCCACCGGAAGCGGTACTGGTATCCAGAAACTATCTCACAGCAGTAGAGATTCTCGCTGATGCCGGGCTAAAGGCTGAACGAGCCAGGCCGGATGCGCTGGGGTGGGACTGA
- a CDS encoding Gifsy-1 prophage protein: MPAGIKPIFINNMMSIYGLSNPHDSKVFPDLPEHQDNPSQLRLQHDGLATDDKARLEPMCLAEYLISGPGGMDPDIEIDDDTYDECREVLSRILEDAYTQSGTFRRLMNYAYDQELHDVEQRWLLGAGENFGTTVTDEDLESSEGRKVIALNLDDTDDDSIPECYESNDGPQPFDTTRSFIHEVVHALTHLQDKEDNNPRGPVVEYTNIILKEMGHTSPPRIAYESSN; the protein is encoded by the coding sequence ATGCCAGCAGGAATTAAACCAATATTTATCAATAATATGATGTCAATATATGGATTATCCAATCCTCATGACAGCAAGGTATTTCCAGACCTTCCAGAACACCAAGATAATCCTTCGCAATTACGCCTCCAACATGATGGTCTTGCTACCGATGATAAAGCCAGGCTGGAACCAATGTGTCTTGCTGAATACCTTATCTCTGGACCAGGAGGAATGGACCCTGATATCGAAATTGATGATGATACCTATGATGAATGCCGTGAGGTACTATCACGCATACTTGAAGATGCATACACTCAAAGCGGGACATTCCGCAGACTGATGAATTATGCCTACGACCAGGAATTGCATGATGTAGAACAACGCTGGTTGCTGGGAGCCGGAGAAAACTTTGGTACTACCGTAACTGATGAAGACCTGGAGAGTTCAGAAGGCAGAAAAGTGATTGCCCTCAACCTGGATGATACAGACGATGATTCAATACCAGAGTGTTATGAAAGTAATGATGGCCCACAACCATTTGATACAACACGCTCATTTATTCATGAAGTAGTACACGCGTTGACTCACCTTCAGGACAAAGAAGATAACAATCCAAGAGGCCCGGTAGTCGAGTATACCAATATCATTTTAAAAGAGATGGGTCACACATCACCACCAAGAATCGCCTACGAATCTAGTAATTGA
- a CDS encoding Gifsy-1 prophage protein (hypothetical protein (gi|7467246)) has protein sequence MARPKTQSERMIILERIIGLVKEQGRITTNDVVAIFGVHRTTAEKYLRIALERGGFIRHGRCGIFRDQRAVIDYDLRRYSSSQVTGFSALPVLEKSPVMQVYGASKMSINKGGAQ, from the coding sequence ATGGCCCGACCTAAAACACAAAGCGAACGGATGATTATTCTTGAGCGGATTATCGGTCTGGTGAAAGAGCAGGGGCGCATCACGACGAACGACGTCGTTGCGATTTTTGGCGTGCACCGAACCACGGCGGAGAAATATCTGCGTATCGCGCTGGAGCGAGGCGGCTTCATTCGTCATGGCCGCTGCGGCATTTTCCGAGACCAGCGTGCGGTGATTGATTATGACCTCAGGCGATACAGCAGTAGTCAGGTAACGGGATTTTCAGCGCTGCCGGTGCTGGAGAAAAGCCCGGTAATGCAGGTTTATGGAGCATCCAAAATGAGCATCAACAAGGGGGGAGCCCAATGA
- a CDS encoding Gifsy-1 prophage protein, translating to MAHELQLIKQSSGILIPATPETSEILQSKIKLGAVLVAEFRQVRNPAFHRRFFALLNLGFEYWEPTGGAISANERKLVNGYAKFLAAYGGNESALLDAAEQYLEQIANRRVTNGISLCKSFDAYRAWVTVEAGHYDAIQLPDGTLRKHPRSIAFSSMDEVEFQQLYKSALDVLWRWILSRTFRTQREAENAAAQLMSWAG from the coding sequence ATGGCGCACGAATTACAACTCATCAAGCAGTCATCTGGAATTCTGATCCCCGCTACGCCGGAGACCAGCGAAATTCTGCAGTCAAAAATTAAACTCGGCGCCGTGCTGGTGGCTGAGTTCCGTCAGGTGAGGAATCCTGCATTCCATCGCCGCTTTTTCGCGTTGCTTAATCTTGGGTTTGAATACTGGGAACCTACCGGCGGCGCCATTTCTGCCAATGAGCGCAAACTGGTAAACGGTTATGCAAAGTTTCTCGCTGCATATGGCGGGAATGAAAGCGCATTACTGGATGCGGCTGAACAGTATCTGGAACAGATTGCAAACCGCCGGGTAACAAACGGGATTAGCCTGTGTAAATCATTCGATGCCTACCGCGCATGGGTGACGGTTGAGGCTGGTCACTATGACGCCATCCAGTTACCGGACGGCACCCTTCGCAAACATCCCCGCAGCATCGCTTTTTCCAGCATGGATGAGGTCGAATTTCAGCAGTTGTATAAATCCGCGCTTGATGTTCTCTGGCGCTGGATTTTATCACGTACATTCCGTACTCAGCGCGAGGCCGAGAACGCCGCCGCCCAGCTCATGAGCTGGGCGGGGTGA
- a CDS encoding Gifsy-1 prophage protein (hypothetical protein 11 (gi|7467261)), giving the protein MMNYEDKLMYQRMIFEEGKEPRLYSSQHDSKFIPISNNNGKVQKVPVMELKDTRGDVFYAYNYAYSGKKPSNDEIYKAIDELKPIGEKFEMSKTISD; this is encoded by the coding sequence TTGATGAATTACGAGGATAAGCTCATGTATCAGCGAATGATTTTTGAAGAAGGAAAAGAGCCAAGGTTGTATTCAAGCCAACATGACTCCAAGTTTATCCCAATAAGTAATAACAATGGAAAAGTTCAAAAGGTTCCTGTTATGGAGCTCAAGGATACCAGAGGAGATGTTTTTTATGCTTACAACTATGCTTATTCTGGTAAAAAACCATCAAATGACGAAATCTATAAGGCTATTGATGAGCTAAAGCCAATCGGTGAAAAATTCGAAATGTCTAAGACTATAAGCGATTAG